One Sporomusaceae bacterium FL31 DNA window includes the following coding sequences:
- a CDS encoding peptide ABC transporter ATP-binding protein, translated as MISIKNIHKKFGELHVLKGIDAAVKEKEVVVVIGPSGSGKSTLLRCINYLEEPTEGEIVVDGIPLTNESNINKVREEVGMVFQRFNLFPHMSVLENITLAPIQVRKMPKADAAKVALDLLVKVGLADKANAYPEQLSGGQQQRVAIARALAMRPKVMLFDEPTSALDPEMVNEVLEVMKTLAREGMTMVVVTHEMGFAREVGDRVIFMDEGRIVEEGTPDAIFSHAHEERTKSFLSKIL; from the coding sequence ATGATAAGCATTAAGAATATTCATAAAAAATTTGGTGAGTTGCATGTCCTCAAAGGCATTGACGCGGCTGTAAAGGAAAAAGAAGTCGTTGTGGTCATCGGGCCGAGCGGATCTGGTAAAAGTACGTTATTGCGCTGTATTAATTATCTGGAAGAGCCTACCGAAGGCGAAATTGTTGTTGATGGGATTCCACTTACGAACGAATCCAATATTAACAAGGTTCGCGAAGAAGTCGGGATGGTTTTTCAACGGTTTAATCTTTTTCCTCATATGTCAGTATTAGAAAATATTACGCTAGCGCCTATCCAGGTGCGCAAAATGCCTAAAGCAGACGCTGCGAAAGTGGCGCTCGACTTATTAGTGAAAGTCGGCTTAGCCGACAAAGCCAACGCTTATCCGGAGCAGCTTTCCGGCGGGCAGCAGCAGCGGGTGGCGATTGCCAGAGCGCTGGCTATGCGTCCTAAAGTCATGTTGTTTGATGAGCCTACGTCGGCTCTTGATCCGGAAATGGTGAATGAAGTGCTTGAGGTTATGAAGACACTGGCTCGTGAGGGGATGACCATGGTCGTGGTCACCCATGAAATGGGCTTTGCCCGTGAAGTTGGCGACCGGGTTATTTTTATGGATGAGGGTAGAATTGTGGAAGAGGGAACCCCAGACGCGATCTTTAGTCATGCGCATGAAGAACGTACCAAGTCATTTCTCTCCAAAATATTATAA
- a CDS encoding ribosomal subunit interface protein: MGTMATFTVRGKNIEITPALKDYVEKRVGKVTKYFDSVGEITVILTVEKGRHIVEVTVPLNGMLLRGEESTTDMYASIDLVIDKLEKQIEKYKTKLARKLRAGILKPDLAASSLTPALDGDDFPLVKTKRFAVKPMDVQEAIMQMNLINHDFYVFTNSETEEVNVVYRRRDGAYGLIEPEF, encoded by the coding sequence ATGGGTACTATGGCAACATTTACAGTAAGAGGAAAAAACATTGAAATTACACCAGCATTAAAAGACTATGTAGAAAAACGGGTGGGCAAAGTCACCAAATACTTTGACTCCGTTGGCGAAATTACCGTAATCCTGACTGTTGAAAAAGGCCGTCACATTGTTGAAGTAACAGTTCCGTTGAATGGCATGCTGTTGAGAGGCGAAGAGTCAACTACAGACATGTACGCATCAATTGACCTTGTTATTGATAAGCTGGAAAAGCAAATTGAAAAATATAAAACAAAACTTGCTCGCAAATTACGGGCAGGAATACTTAAGCCAGATTTAGCGGCAAGCTCACTGACACCAGCTTTGGATGGCGATGATTTCCCACTAGTCAAAACCAAGCGTTTTGCTGTAAAACCAATGGATGTTCAGGAAGCCATCATGCAAATGAACCTGATCAATCATGATTTCTATGTGTTCACCAACTCGGAGACTGAGGAAGTTAATGTGGTTTACCGTCGCAGAGATGGAGCCTATGGCTTAATCGAACCAGAATTTTAA
- a CDS encoding cold-shock protein — protein sequence MIGKVKWFSAEKGYGFIEREDGGDVFVHFSAIQDQGFKTLTEGQSVEFDIVEGARGPQAANVTKSA from the coding sequence ATGATTGGTAAAGTTAAATGGTTCAGCGCAGAAAAAGGTTATGGTTTTATTGAGAGAGAAGACGGTGGCGATGTATTCGTTCATTTCTCCGCAATCCAAGACCAAGGTTTCAAAACTTTAACTGAAGGTCAATCCGTAGAGTTTGACATCGTTGAAGGCGCTCGTGGCCCTCAAGCTGCTAACGTTACAAAGTCAGCTTAA